A segment of the Synechococcus sp. MEDNS5 genome:
GCCTCTCTCGATCGTGGCGTTCAGTGTGTCGGGTGTGGCTTACTGGCGAGGTTGCCGCCGGGCCAGTGACGGTCCTGATCTGCCCCACCCGGATCTCCTCAATGTGCTGCTTGGCATCGCTTATCTCAGCCACTGGTTTGTGGTGATTCCCTGGGTGACCCTGCGCATGGCGCTGCGCCCCAAACGGCTCGTGTGGGCGAAGACGAGCCACCGCGGCCAGGAGGAAGCGGTTCAAGCCTGAGCCTGTCTGGCTGCGGGGATCAAGGGTCCAGATCCACATTCAGCACCTGCCCGTTGAAGAAATCAGCCAGGCGCTTGGCTTTGTCATCCAGCACGGACGGTTCCTGTCGCTGAACAGGCACGGGGTCGGGGTCGGGGTCTGGTTTTGGAGCAGGAGCTGGAGCTGGAGTCGGATTCGGGGTTGCGGCCACCGGTCGTGGTGGCAGTTGCGCTTCGCTGCTCGTGACGGCCGGGGCTGGAGCTGGAGCCGGTGTGGGCGTGGGTGCTGGCGGGGGTGGCGGTGTCGATGGCGCCGGCATGGCGGCCATCGGTGCAGCACCCCCATGGCTCTCTAGTACGAGTTGGCGGCTGCCGCCGACAGCCCGGGCGATGGCCTGCTCCAGCAAGGCCACGCGGCTTTGCACCATGCCCATCCAGTTTCCGGCCACGTGCACTACGGCGCGGTGGTTGTCGAGGCGCACCAGCTCGGCCTGTTGAGACAGCAACATGCGCGTGGAAGGCAATTCCAGGCCAGCCAGGATCTGTTGCCAGAGCTCTCCGAGATCCTGGGGAGGCGAAGCGTTGGTCGCTGCTGCAGGCTCTGCTGCCGGGGTGCTGGTGATCGGAAGGCTGACAGGAGCTGGCGGGGGGGGCTGCGCTGGCGAAGATTGCGCTGGCGGGGCCTGTGGGGCCTGAGCCGCGGTTGGAACAGTTGGAACAGGCGGTGGCGGGGCTTGGGTTTGGGCCGCGGTTGCGGGGGTCTGGGGGGCCGGTGCCTCCGCCAGCAATCCCAGCAGCAGCACCTCCAGCCAGAGCCGGGGTTGCACGCTCTGGCGCAGTTGTTGCTCCGTCCCGCGTAGTTGGGATTGCCACTGCAGCAAGCGGCTGCGGCCGATCGCTTTGGCCAGCTCTGGCAGCTGGTCGCGGAACTGGGGTGAAACGCTGGTGAGTTCCGGCCGGTCTGGAGCCGCAGCCATCAGCACCAGATCGCGCAGGATTCCTGCCAGGCCCTGCAGCACGGAGCCTGCATCGCGACCACGGTCCAGCAGGGTGCGGGTGGCTTCCAGCAGGGCTACCGGTTCGCCGCTGCTCATGGCCGTCACTAGCGCCAGCAATTCCTGTTCGGGCACGGCACCCAGCAGATCCCACACCGCATCGGCCTCAATCGGTCCGGGCAGCAAACTGAGCTGATCCAGCAGGCTTTCGGCATCACGCAGGCCGCCCTGGGCGCGTTGGGCCACCACATGCAGGGCTTCGGGCTGGATCGGGATGGTTTCCTGCTCTGCAATCCAGATGAGATGCCGCTCAAGCGCCTCCAGGGGAATGCGGCGGAAATCAAAGCGCTGGCAGCGGCTGAGGATCGTGGGCAGCACCCGTTGCGGGTCTGTGGTGGCGAGCACAAACACCACTTGCGGCGGCGGTTCCTCGAGGGTTTTGAGAAGGGCGTTGAACGCAGCCGTGGAGAGCATGTGGCATTCATCCACCACGTACACCTTCCAACGCGCCTGCACCGGAGCAAAGCGGGAGCGTTCGATCAGATCGCGGATGTTGTCCACGCCGGTGTTCGACGCCGCATCGATCTCGATCACATCGAGGGCCGTGCCGGCGGCAATCGTGGTGCAGAGCTCGCAATGGCCGCAGGGTTCCGGGGTGGGTCCCTCACTGTTGAGGCAGTTGAGGGAGCGAGCCAGGATGCGGGCGCTGGAGGTTTTGCCGGTGCCCCTGGGGCCGCTGAAGAGATAGGCCGGGGCGATGCGGCCCGAGCGCAGGGCGTGGCCAAGGGTCGCGGCAATCGCCTCCTGCCCCACCAGTTGATCGAGACGCTGGGGCCTGTATTTGTGATGCAGTGGCTGGTAAGCCTGACCCATGCACAGCCGGCGGGATGCTGAGGCTACCTAGGTTTCAGGGTTGGTCTCCAGAAGCGTTCTGATCCGGCTTTCCAGGTCTTCCACAGCAGCGAGTTCGTCGGCAATGGTGCGGCCGGTGAGCAGCAGCTGGCGTCCACGGCGATCCAGGCGGTCATCTGCACCCTGGCCTGGCATGCCTTTCAGCCAGACCTCTGCCTGCTCA
Coding sequences within it:
- a CDS encoding DNA polymerase III subunit gamma/tau, which encodes MGQAYQPLHHKYRPQRLDQLVGQEAIAATLGHALRSGRIAPAYLFSGPRGTGKTSSARILARSLNCLNSEGPTPEPCGHCELCTTIAAGTALDVIEIDAASNTGVDNIRDLIERSRFAPVQARWKVYVVDECHMLSTAAFNALLKTLEEPPPQVVFVLATTDPQRVLPTILSRCQRFDFRRIPLEALERHLIWIAEQETIPIQPEALHVVAQRAQGGLRDAESLLDQLSLLPGPIEADAVWDLLGAVPEQELLALVTAMSSGEPVALLEATRTLLDRGRDAGSVLQGLAGILRDLVLMAAAPDRPELTSVSPQFRDQLPELAKAIGRSRLLQWQSQLRGTEQQLRQSVQPRLWLEVLLLGLLAEAPAPQTPATAAQTQAPPPPVPTVPTAAQAPQAPPAQSSPAQPPPPAPVSLPITSTPAAEPAAATNASPPQDLGELWQQILAGLELPSTRMLLSQQAELVRLDNHRAVVHVAGNWMGMVQSRVALLEQAIARAVGGSRQLVLESHGGAAPMAAMPAPSTPPPPPAPTPTPAPAPAPAVTSSEAQLPPRPVAATPNPTPAPAPAPKPDPDPDPVPVQRQEPSVLDDKAKRLADFFNGQVLNVDLDP